In Deltaproteobacteria bacterium HGW-Deltaproteobacteria-2, the following are encoded in one genomic region:
- a CDS encoding diguanylate cyclase, with protein sequence MLRYILKRILFMIPLLLGITIICFFVMHLAPGSPTDLQTQMNPKASAQMKERLQALYELDKPVHVQYWSWLKKISHGDLGVSFSSDHRPVNAKIMERLPITIIIEFLSLLIIIAIAIPIGVLSAVHQNSLFDKIAGVFVFIGFAIPTFWLALLLMIFFGINLGWLPISGLRSLNYEYLTPWAQFIDLTKHLVLPLFISSFGGLAGLSRYMRANMLEVIRQDYIMTARAKGLSERDVIYRHALRNALLPAITILGLSIPGLIGGSVIFETIFAIPGMGQLFYMSVMARDYPTIMGILLIGAILTLLGNLIADVSYAAADPRIRVS encoded by the coding sequence TTGTTAAGGTACATATTAAAAAGAATATTGTTTATGATTCCGCTTCTACTGGGGATTACGATAATTTGTTTTTTCGTTATGCATCTGGCTCCCGGTTCTCCCACAGACTTGCAGACTCAAATGAATCCCAAGGCTTCCGCGCAGATGAAGGAACGTCTTCAGGCTTTATATGAACTGGATAAGCCGGTTCATGTTCAATATTGGTCATGGCTGAAAAAAATCAGCCATGGTGATCTGGGTGTTTCGTTTTCGTCCGACCACCGGCCCGTTAACGCAAAGATTATGGAACGTCTGCCCATTACCATCATTATAGAATTTCTTTCTCTTCTGATTATTATAGCCATTGCCATACCGATAGGAGTGCTTTCCGCTGTCCATCAGAATTCGCTTTTTGATAAGATCGCCGGAGTGTTCGTTTTTATTGGATTCGCGATTCCAACTTTCTGGCTGGCTTTATTATTAATGATATTTTTCGGCATCAATCTGGGATGGTTGCCTATTTCCGGGTTGCGTTCTTTAAATTATGAGTACCTTACACCCTGGGCGCAGTTTATTGATTTAACCAAACATTTGGTATTACCGTTATTCATTTCTTCCTTTGGAGGATTGGCCGGTCTTTCCCGTTACATGCGCGCAAACATGCTGGAAGTCATCAGGCAGGATTATATTATGACTGCCCGAGCCAAGGGATTGAGTGAAAGGGATGTAATTTACAGACATGCGCTACGCAACGCGCTTCTGCCGGCTATAACAATCCTGGGACTTTCCATTCCCGGTCTTATCGGCGGTAGTGTTATTTTTGAAACTATTTTCGCTATTCCAGGCATGGGACAGCTTTTTTATATGTCGGTTATGGCCAGAGATTACCCGACGATTATGGGTATTTTGCTCATTGGCGCAATATTAACACTTTTAGGCAATTTAATTGCCGATGTGTCGTATGCTGCTGCGGATCCTCGTATCCGCGTTTCATAA
- a CDS encoding NADH oxidase gives MDKNLVIIGGGAGGASTAAEAKRNDPSLKVTILQEGKFVAYASCPTPYYIGNLIKDANNLVARTPERFSEDGIDVQLNTPVINIDTKAGVAETKDSRRFPYDFLMMSTGTSAIVPDITGIDLPGVFLLRNLENAISIKTWLREKNAKRVVIIGGGFIGLEMSETLHAANIKTTIIHKDSLPANRWDAALSAIMLEELQAHGVEFIANAQANAIEKGTSAPLKVTTDKGFWEGDLVLLAVGVRPDARLAKSIGLDIGKTGAIAVNFAQQTSLESIYAAGDCCESFHKVSRRWVNIPLGDIANKQGRVAGRNIAGKPLTFDGIVGAQSFRLFDLECAATGLSEKEALAVGYVPVSNITWGSAMAPALGMRKIGLKLIADKSSGKLLGAQAVGVAGAVGRINALSVALWAGMDLDQIGYLDLAYAPPFSAAWDIIHNAAQALRRII, from the coding sequence ATGGATAAGAATTTAGTGATTATAGGTGGCGGTGCGGGTGGCGCATCCACAGCCGCCGAAGCAAAACGCAATGACCCTTCTTTGAAAGTTACTATTCTGCAAGAAGGTAAGTTTGTTGCTTACGCATCATGTCCAACTCCTTATTATATTGGTAATCTCATCAAGGATGCTAACAATCTGGTTGCACGAACGCCGGAGAGATTCAGCGAAGATGGAATCGATGTGCAGCTTAATACTCCGGTTATAAATATAGATACTAAGGCGGGTGTCGCTGAAACAAAAGATAGCCGCCGGTTTCCCTATGATTTTTTAATGATGAGCACCGGAACCTCTGCGATTGTGCCAGACATTACCGGTATCGATCTGCCTGGTGTCTTTTTACTGAGAAATCTCGAAAATGCCATATCCATCAAAACATGGTTGCGAGAGAAAAATGCAAAGCGTGTTGTGATCATCGGGGGCGGTTTCATTGGCTTGGAAATGAGTGAAACACTGCATGCTGCAAACATTAAAACAACTATCATCCATAAGGATTCGCTGCCGGCCAATCGCTGGGACGCAGCCCTGTCTGCAATTATGCTCGAAGAACTACAAGCGCATGGCGTGGAATTCATAGCCAATGCACAAGCAAATGCTATTGAAAAAGGAACGAGTGCGCCGCTTAAAGTAACAACAGATAAAGGCTTTTGGGAAGGGGATCTGGTTTTATTGGCTGTAGGTGTTCGTCCAGACGCGCGACTGGCAAAATCCATCGGTCTCGATATAGGCAAAACCGGCGCGATTGCCGTAAATTTCGCTCAACAAACATCTTTGGAAAGTATATATGCGGCTGGTGACTGCTGTGAGTCATTTCATAAGGTCAGCCGCCGCTGGGTAAATATCCCTCTCGGTGATATTGCCAACAAACAGGGACGCGTCGCCGGACGCAACATCGCTGGCAAACCTTTAACTTTTGACGGCATTGTCGGCGCTCAGTCTTTCCGACTTTTTGATCTGGAATGCGCGGCAACCGGCCTATCGGAAAAAGAAGCTCTTGCCGTTGGGTATGTGCCGGTCAGTAACATTACGTGGGGTAGTGCAATGGCGCCTGCATTAGGTATGAGAAAAATCGGCCTGAAACTTATAGCCGATAAATCATCAGGCAAACTGCTGGGAGCGCAGGCTGTCGGAGTAGCCGGTGCTGTAGGCAGGATCAACGCGCTCTCCGTCGCACTCTGGGCTGGAATGGATCTTGATCAGATCGGCTATCTGGATCTGGCTTACGCACCTCCCTTCAGCGCGGCGTGGGACATCATTCATAATGCTGCGCAGGCGTTGCGCCGTATAATATAA
- a CDS encoding thioesterase, with the protein MEKKAFQDYYPDDLSHCYGCGRLNQDGLQIKSYWDGDESVCLHQPKACYMAIPGMAYGGLIASLIDCHSTGTAAAAKYRAENREMDTLPPIRFLTASLHVNYLLPTPLNGPIEIRGKVKEVRGRKVVVESRLIAEGQVCATGEVVAVQVSDNMMDILLKK; encoded by the coding sequence ATGGAGAAAAAAGCGTTTCAGGATTACTATCCGGACGATTTAAGCCACTGTTACGGATGCGGACGACTTAATCAAGATGGTCTGCAAATCAAAAGTTACTGGGACGGAGATGAATCTGTCTGTCTTCACCAACCCAAGGCCTGTTACATGGCTATTCCCGGTATGGCGTATGGAGGTCTCATCGCATCTCTGATTGATTGCCACTCCACCGGCACGGCCGCGGCAGCCAAATATCGCGCGGAGAATCGCGAAATGGACACCTTACCGCCGATTCGCTTTCTGACAGCTTCTTTACATGTTAATTATTTGTTGCCGACACCTTTAAATGGACCAATTGAAATTCGGGGCAAAGTCAAGGAAGTCAGAGGGCGCAAAGTTGTAGTGGAATCCAGACTGATTGCCGAAGGTCAGGTTTGCGCCACAGGAGAAGTCGTGGCCGTTCAGGTATCGGATAATATGATGGATATTCTTCTTAAAAAATAA
- a CDS encoding SAM-dependent methyltransferase: MNTKKRNFDQEAANWDQVPGRVKVAQDIAQSMIREITLTPDMDVLDFGCGTGLLTLALQPFVHSITGVDSSPAMLDVFKTKIREQNLKKVKAKYVDLDKGDVLTDSYHLIVSSMTLHHIKNTPALLKQFHSVLLPSGILAIADLDLDDGQFHSNNEGVFHFGFDREALRLILMDSGFRNIRSLKAAEIEKPVGNGKNRLFTIFLMTACK; encoded by the coding sequence ATAAATACTAAAAAGCGCAATTTCGATCAGGAAGCCGCTAACTGGGATCAGGTTCCCGGCCGTGTAAAAGTGGCTCAAGATATTGCTCAGAGCATGATCCGGGAAATAACCTTAACGCCCGATATGGACGTTCTGGATTTCGGTTGCGGCACAGGATTGCTGACACTTGCCTTGCAGCCTTTTGTCCATTCCATAACCGGCGTGGATAGCTCCCCGGCGATGCTTGATGTTTTTAAAACAAAGATCAGAGAACAAAACCTGAAAAAAGTAAAAGCTAAATACGTTGACCTTGATAAGGGTGATGTTCTGACTGATTCTTATCATCTGATTGTCAGTAGCATGACCTTGCATCACATTAAGAACACGCCCGCTTTGTTAAAACAATTTCATTCGGTTTTACTCCCATCCGGCATACTTGCCATTGCTGATCTGGATCTGGATGACGGCCAGTTTCACAGCAATAATGAAGGTGTATTCCACTTTGGATTTGATCGGGAAGCTTTGCGCCTTATATTGATGGATTCAGGATTCCGAAATATTCGATCACTTAAGGCGGCCGAAATTGAAAAACCAGTTGGTAATGGTAAAAACCGACTGTTTACAATATTCCTGATGACGGCCTGCAAATAG
- a CDS encoding multidrug transporter AcrB: MTGIGISGKIARAFIKSKLTPLLVIAALLLGIFAVIVTPREEEPQIVVPMIDVFVSYPGASPKEVEERVTIPMEKLLWEIKGVEYVYSIVKPGSNMTIVRFYVGEKMEDSLVKLYNKLMSNYDIIPPGVSQPMVKPKSIDDVPVLALTLWSKQPQYTGYELRRIATGLSDELKKDANVSEFSIIGGQRRQIRVTIDPQRLRAYQLSPFQIMDRLEKSNVVISSGTFPIGNRETIVETGRFLNNVQDVGNLVVHVFNGRPVYLRDVAQIADRPEEAANYVFMGMGPAAAKKGLAGDATGQYEAVTIAISKQKGANASVVADEALKKVEALKGQLIPNDVQVTVTRNYGETAKEKSNELLYHMLLATISVIILVALFLGWRESIVVAVAVPVTLALTLLINYLYGYTLNRVTLFALIFSIGILVDDAIVVVENINRHFRMHKIQPLTAVYAVDEVGNPTILATFTVIAALMPMAFVSGLMGPYMQPIPVGASAAMVFSLLVAFIVSPWLAYIVLKNVRHGLGHDEEKQGLARLYEKLLGPLIDARKKRLIAFAVIGFLLMLAFVLVPLKQVTMKMLPFDNKSELQVIIDMPAGRTLEETAALTREMSEYLKTVPEVTDYQAYVGTASPYNFNGLVRHYFIRSGSNVADIQVNFVSKGERKDQSHDIAKRMRPELKRIADRYGARIKVAELPPGPPVLSTLVSEIYGPETSRQIEIAKQVRDIFEKTSGVVDIDWLVEADQRKVMFDVDREKAADSGISTESIARSLRIALSGASAGLVHMDREKEPVDIFLRLPQELRSNLAVLQSMTIPSPSGALIPLAELVKTREGIEEKTIYHKNLKKVTYVTGDVAGTEESPVYAILKMKSDIKKLKLSEGYELQQFYTTQPRLEGRYSMKWDGEWHITYEVFRDLGVAFAAVLIIIYILVVAWFRSFVTPLVIMAPIPLTLVGILPGHWVFGAFFTATSMIGFIALAGIVVRNSILLVDFIQMEWQEKGDLRQALIRAGAVRFRPIVLTAAAVVVGSFVMLLDPIFQGLAIAMMFGAVASTMLTLVVVPLLYYEFFKNKKCPMEKEQVPEDEGI; the protein is encoded by the coding sequence ATGACAGGAATCGGGATTTCCGGAAAAATTGCCAGGGCCTTCATCAAGTCGAAACTCACGCCGCTCCTCGTCATTGCCGCCCTTTTGCTCGGGATATTTGCCGTCATTGTGACGCCCCGTGAGGAGGAACCACAGATTGTCGTTCCCATGATTGATGTATTTGTCAGCTATCCCGGGGCATCCCCTAAAGAAGTCGAAGAACGCGTGACGATCCCGATGGAGAAACTCCTTTGGGAGATCAAAGGGGTTGAATATGTCTATTCCATCGTTAAACCCGGCTCCAATATGACTATTGTCCGTTTCTACGTGGGCGAAAAAATGGAAGACAGCCTGGTGAAACTGTATAATAAACTGATGTCTAATTATGATATTATCCCGCCGGGAGTCTCGCAACCCATGGTGAAACCCAAATCCATTGATGATGTGCCGGTTCTGGCGCTCACTCTCTGGAGCAAACAGCCGCAATACACGGGTTATGAGCTCAGGAGAATTGCCACGGGGCTGTCCGATGAACTCAAGAAAGACGCCAATGTGTCGGAGTTTTCCATTATTGGAGGTCAGCGCCGCCAGATCAGAGTCACCATTGATCCCCAGCGTCTGCGGGCTTATCAACTGTCGCCCTTCCAGATTATGGATCGTCTGGAGAAATCCAATGTGGTCATTTCCTCCGGAACCTTTCCGATCGGCAACCGCGAAACGATCGTGGAGACGGGCCGCTTCCTGAACAATGTACAGGATGTAGGCAATCTTGTTGTCCATGTGTTTAATGGCCGGCCTGTTTATCTCAGGGATGTGGCGCAAATCGCCGACAGACCGGAGGAAGCGGCCAACTATGTCTTCATGGGCATGGGACCTGCGGCGGCAAAAAAAGGATTAGCAGGCGATGCCACCGGGCAGTATGAAGCCGTAACGATTGCCATTTCCAAACAAAAAGGAGCCAACGCCAGCGTCGTTGCCGATGAGGCGCTGAAGAAAGTAGAAGCGTTGAAGGGACAATTGATTCCGAATGATGTTCAGGTGACCGTGACCCGCAACTACGGGGAAACCGCCAAGGAAAAATCCAATGAACTACTTTATCATATGCTTCTGGCTACGATCTCGGTAATCATCCTCGTGGCCCTGTTTCTGGGCTGGAGAGAATCCATCGTGGTGGCCGTTGCTGTTCCGGTAACTCTCGCGTTGACGCTTCTGATCAACTACCTCTATGGTTATACTCTGAACCGCGTGACTTTGTTCGCCCTCATCTTTTCCATCGGCATTCTGGTCGACGACGCTATTGTTGTCGTGGAAAACATCAACCGCCACTTCCGAATGCACAAGATTCAGCCGCTGACGGCGGTGTACGCGGTAGACGAGGTGGGCAATCCTACAATCCTGGCGACGTTTACCGTTATTGCGGCATTGATGCCCATGGCCTTCGTTTCCGGTCTGATGGGACCGTACATGCAGCCCATTCCTGTCGGCGCGTCGGCGGCGATGGTTTTTTCCCTGCTGGTTGCTTTCATCGTCAGCCCCTGGCTGGCCTACATCGTTTTGAAGAACGTCCGTCATGGTCTGGGTCATGATGAAGAGAAACAAGGGCTGGCCCGCCTCTACGAGAAACTGCTTGGCCCCCTGATTGATGCCCGGAAGAAGCGTCTTATCGCCTTCGCGGTCATCGGCTTCCTGCTGATGCTGGCCTTTGTCCTCGTTCCTCTGAAGCAAGTCACCATGAAGATGCTTCCTTTCGACAACAAAAGCGAATTGCAGGTGATTATCGACATGCCCGCGGGACGAACACTGGAAGAAACGGCCGCTCTCACGCGGGAAATGTCCGAGTATCTAAAAACCGTGCCGGAAGTGACGGATTATCAAGCCTATGTGGGCACGGCATCGCCATACAATTTCAATGGTCTGGTGCGTCATTATTTCATCCGTTCAGGAAGCAATGTTGCCGATATCCAGGTTAATTTCGTGTCCAAAGGCGAGCGCAAGGACCAGAGTCACGATATTGCCAAACGCATGCGTCCTGAATTGAAGCGCATTGCCGATCGCTATGGCGCGCGGATCAAAGTAGCGGAACTTCCGCCCGGTCCGCCGGTTTTAAGCACCCTTGTTTCGGAGATCTACGGTCCGGAAACATCGCGTCAGATTGAAATCGCCAAACAGGTGCGGGATATTTTTGAAAAGACATCCGGCGTTGTTGATATCGACTGGCTTGTTGAGGCCGATCAGCGCAAGGTCATGTTCGATGTTGACCGGGAAAAAGCGGCTGACAGCGGAATCAGCACGGAGAGCATTGCCCGGAGTCTGCGCATTGCACTGTCGGGAGCCTCAGCCGGCCTTGTACACATGGATAGAGAGAAGGAACCCGTAGATATTTTTCTGCGCCTGCCGCAGGAGCTGCGCTCAAATCTGGCCGTGCTTCAATCCATGACCATTCCCTCCCCATCGGGTGCACTTATCCCTCTGGCAGAGTTAGTAAAGACCAGAGAAGGGATTGAAGAGAAAACAATCTACCATAAGAATTTGAAGAAAGTAACCTATGTGACAGGTGATGTAGCCGGAACCGAAGAGAGTCCCGTCTATGCCATTCTGAAAATGAAATCGGACATCAAAAAGTTGAAACTCTCCGAAGGATATGAGCTGCAGCAGTTTTACACGACGCAGCCCCGGCTGGAGGGACGTTATTCCATGAAATGGGATGGTGAGTGGCACATCACCTACGAAGTATTCCGGGATCTGGGTGTTGCCTTTGCCGCTGTGCTTATCATCATCTATATTCTGGTTGTAGCCTGGTTCCGGAGCTTTGTGACGCCGCTGGTCATCATGGCTCCGATTCCCCTGACACTCGTGGGGATCTTGCCCGGCCACTGGGTTTTCGGCGCCTTTTTTACGGCAACATCCATGATCGGATTCATTGCCCTGGCGGGGATCGTTGTGCGAAATTCTATTTTGCTTGTGGACTTCATTCAGATGGAATGGCAGGAAAAGGGCGACCTGCGTCAGGCGCTGATCCGCGCAGGAGCAGTGCGTTTCCGGCCTATCGTTCTCACAGCCGCCGCTGTCGTTGTCGGATCCTTCGTCATGCTTCTTGATCCAATCTTTCAGGGATTGGCCATCGCCATGATGTTCGGAGCCGTGGCCTCGACAATGCTCACACTCGTAGTTGTTCCGCTGCTCTACTATGAATTTTTCAAAAATAAGAAGTGCCCGATGGAGAAAGAACAGGTGCCGGAGGACGAAGGCATCTGA
- a CDS encoding methionine adenosyltransferase, producing MSKLSTRHIYTSESVSEGHPDKVCDQISDAILDACLEQDKHSHVGCETAVGPNIVVNLGEITCKNWNKINPQAIARQVVKDIGYDDPCENFSWDTFNYVSAIHGQSPDIKQGVDRDKPENQGAGDQGMMFGYASYATPQMMPAPIVYSHRLLEELTKLRKEKAIEYLRPDSKAQVSVLHEDGKAVKITTVVISHQTCDVPLKRIRKDLIEIAHQVLDKTGMLTNKTEFLINPTGRFVIGGPSGDSGVTGRKIIVDSYGGVGSHGGGAFSGKDPSKVDRSAAYYARYAAKNIVAARLADKCEIQIAYAIGVATPLSINVCTYGTEAIPEQKIEKILMEGDIFDFRPAMMIKDLGLTTPKGWSYRKSCNYGHFGRPGFPWEKTDRVDALREAAGLKSKK from the coding sequence ATGAGTAAACTAAGCACTCGTCACATTTACACTTCGGAATCGGTTTCAGAAGGACATCCGGATAAAGTATGCGATCAGATTTCCGACGCGATTCTGGACGCATGCCTGGAGCAGGATAAGCATTCTCACGTAGGCTGCGAAACGGCTGTGGGACCGAATATCGTCGTTAATCTAGGAGAAATCACCTGTAAAAACTGGAACAAAATCAATCCCCAGGCCATCGCGCGACAAGTCGTCAAAGACATCGGTTACGATGACCCGTGCGAGAACTTCAGCTGGGACACTTTTAATTACGTTTCCGCCATTCACGGTCAATCACCGGATATCAAACAAGGTGTCGACCGTGATAAGCCTGAAAATCAGGGTGCCGGTGATCAGGGTATGATGTTCGGCTATGCTTCATATGCCACCCCGCAAATGATGCCTGCTCCCATAGTTTATTCGCATCGATTACTGGAGGAGCTGACTAAACTCCGCAAGGAAAAGGCTATTGAATATCTCCGCCCCGATTCCAAAGCGCAGGTCAGCGTATTACATGAAGATGGAAAAGCCGTGAAAATTACGACCGTCGTTATTTCCCATCAGACATGCGACGTACCGTTAAAACGAATTCGCAAGGATTTGATAGAAATCGCTCATCAGGTTCTCGACAAGACGGGAATGCTGACCAACAAGACGGAATTTTTGATTAATCCTACAGGTCGATTTGTAATCGGCGGCCCCAGTGGCGATTCCGGTGTCACGGGTCGGAAAATTATCGTGGATTCTTATGGAGGAGTCGGTTCTCACGGCGGCGGTGCTTTTTCCGGCAAAGATCCCTCCAAAGTAGATCGTTCTGCTGCCTATTACGCCCGTTATGCCGCCAAGAATATTGTAGCAGCCAGACTGGCCGACAAATGTGAAATCCAGATTGCCTACGCAATTGGCGTTGCCACACCGCTCAGCATCAATGTCTGCACCTATGGTACAGAGGCAATCCCGGAGCAAAAAATTGAAAAGATTCTCATGGAAGGAGATATTTTTGATTTCCGTCCGGCAATGATGATTAAGGATTTGGGACTGACAACACCCAAAGGCTGGAGCTATCGCAAGAGTTGCAACTACGGTCATTTCGGCCGCCCGGGATTCCCCTGGGAAAAGACGGATCGTGTGGATGCGCTTCGTGAAGCAGCCGGATTGAAGTCTAAAAAGTAA
- a CDS encoding dinitrogenase iron-molybdenum cofactor biosynthesis protein, translated as MKIALPSYQNQIDEHFGHCEYFTVFTINDQKKIMAEEKIASPSGCGCKSNIAQTLAEKGVKLMLAGNMGQGAVNVLNNLGIDVLRGCSGDVKAVTESWLAGNLRDSGIACVQHKHECHE; from the coding sequence ATGAAAATCGCGTTACCGTCATACCAAAATCAAATTGATGAACACTTTGGACACTGTGAATATTTCACGGTCTTTACAATTAACGATCAAAAGAAAATCATGGCAGAAGAAAAAATCGCCTCGCCCTCTGGCTGCGGTTGCAAATCGAATATTGCCCAGACACTTGCCGAGAAGGGCGTGAAACTTATGTTGGCCGGGAACATGGGACAAGGTGCAGTAAACGTTCTGAACAATCTGGGAATAGATGTTTTGCGCGGATGTTCCGGTGATGTGAAAGCCGTAACGGAAAGCTGGCTCGCTGGCAACCTTAGGGATTCGGGAATCGCCTGCGTTCAGCACAAGCATGAATGCCATGAATAA
- a CDS encoding AP endonuclease codes for MQSIISKVHAHMPYHLLPKYLKSVLQQKLNLEIYFHHWILQDLDKSKCLETAKLLAENGLKVTFHAPFLDLRPAALDDKIRQTSLDRIKQVFDLAPYFHPLKIVCHPSFDDRYYVSADDLWLENSVKTWTELIARAKDAKTIIALENVYEKNPYILRRLFDALSSDKICFCFDTGHFNVFSHEPLDIWLTELGKYLGHLHLHDNFGRLDEHLPVGNGTFPFAEFFQILKKIKVKPTITLEAHNPDTFLQSVKNVKDMKLLFF; via the coding sequence ATGCAGAGTATCATAAGCAAAGTTCACGCTCATATGCCGTATCATCTTCTGCCCAAGTATTTGAAGTCTGTTCTTCAACAGAAGCTTAATCTGGAAATATATTTTCATCATTGGATTTTGCAGGATTTGGATAAATCAAAATGTTTGGAAACGGCAAAACTTTTAGCCGAGAACGGTTTAAAAGTAACTTTCCATGCTCCTTTTTTGGATCTGCGTCCGGCGGCCCTGGATGATAAAATCCGGCAGACGAGTCTTGACCGGATTAAGCAGGTCTTTGATTTAGCGCCTTATTTTCATCCTTTAAAAATCGTTTGCCATCCATCTTTTGACGACCGTTATTATGTGTCGGCAGATGATTTGTGGCTGGAGAACAGCGTTAAAACATGGACAGAGTTGATTGCGCGGGCTAAAGACGCTAAAACAATTATTGCCCTGGAAAATGTGTATGAAAAAAATCCGTATATTTTACGGCGTCTTTTCGATGCGCTGTCTTCAGATAAAATTTGTTTTTGTTTTGATACCGGACATTTCAATGTCTTTTCTCATGAGCCGCTTGATATTTGGCTTACGGAGTTGGGAAAATATTTAGGACATCTTCATTTGCATGATAATTTCGGACGGTTGGATGAGCACCTTCCAGTAGGCAATGGTACATTTCCTTTTGCAGAATTTTTTCAAATTCTTAAAAAAATAAAAGTAAAACCGACTATAACACTGGAAGCTCATAATCCCGATACTTTCTTGCAGTCGGTAAAGAATGTCAAAGATATGAAGCTGTTGTTTTTCTAA
- a CDS encoding Crp/Fnr family transcriptional regulator translates to MDITKQIKDISLFQGVSSEKISLLAQQATYKKFKPGEMVIGETDPIRSFYVVISGQLKLYRSSAEGKEQTLQLLGPGDPFGLCTAFATDSFPASAMAIEDAAVLLIPGTVMEETARQEPALLFNIIQILSQRLKDSMALIESLALKEIPGRLASFLRHSLPKNASDKKTAVELTISQRELSKIIGATPEALSRALRKMANDGILSTSGRVITILDHKALEQLAEGE, encoded by the coding sequence ATGGATATTACAAAACAGATAAAGGATATTAGCCTGTTTCAGGGAGTTTCTTCAGAAAAAATAAGTTTACTGGCGCAGCAGGCAACATACAAAAAATTTAAACCGGGTGAGATGGTTATCGGCGAAACAGATCCTATCCGATCATTTTATGTGGTCATCTCCGGACAGTTAAAACTCTACCGGAGTTCAGCGGAAGGCAAAGAACAGACCCTGCAACTGCTCGGTCCGGGAGATCCTTTCGGTCTGTGCACGGCGTTTGCAACCGATTCCTTTCCGGCTTCCGCCATGGCCATTGAAGATGCTGCAGTTCTTTTAATTCCCGGCACGGTCATGGAGGAAACAGCAAGGCAGGAACCAGCGCTCTTGTTCAACATCATTCAGATACTATCCCAGCGCCTCAAGGATTCCATGGCCCTCATCGAATCTCTCGCCTTAAAAGAAATTCCCGGACGGCTGGCATCTTTCCTGCGCCATTCATTACCAAAGAATGCATCAGACAAAAAAACTGCGGTGGAATTAACGATTTCCCAACGTGAACTGTCTAAGATTATTGGCGCCACGCCGGAAGCACTTTCCCGAGCCCTCAGAAAAATGGCTAATGACGGTATCCTCTCCACATCAGGCCGTGTCATCACCATTCTCGATCATAAAGCGCTGGAACAACTGGCAGAAGGCGAGTAA
- the trxA gene encoding thioredoxin yields MSNSEFVKHADDINFNTVVLKEEKPTLVDFWAPWCGPCRAIGPILEELAVEYGERVNIVKVNVDDNPATASQYGVRSIPTLILVKNGTVQDTKVGLLSKNQLVQLLDKNLN; encoded by the coding sequence ATGAGTAATTCAGAATTTGTGAAACACGCTGATGATATTAATTTCAATACAGTAGTCTTAAAAGAAGAAAAGCCGACTTTGGTGGATTTCTGGGCGCCCTGGTGCGGTCCTTGCAGGGCAATCGGTCCGATTTTAGAAGAGCTTGCGGTCGAATACGGCGAACGGGTCAACATAGTCAAAGTGAATGTGGATGATAATCCGGCAACAGCCTCTCAGTATGGGGTTCGGAGCATACCGACATTGATCCTGGTTAAAAACGGTACAGTGCAGGATACTAAGGTTGGCTTGTTATCCAAAAATCAACTTGTGCAGTTGCTTGATAAGAATTTGAACTAA